The sequence AATGAATTAGAAagttgcatacatgtatgtatctgTGTACTTGTGCAGAGTATGAAAAGCTTTGACATGACTCCCATGTTTTAATGGATCAGTTATGGTTGAGTGGTCTGTAAACCATGGTTACCAAGAATAGAGGGATTGTTGTCATTAGACAGTGAGGTAAATAGCTCAATATTACATAGAAAGGAATTCCAGGCTTGGATTTACATGCAGGCCAGGTTTcactggtgccccttcaaaggtttTCAATTGACTGTTAAGATTCTCCAGTTGAAGTGTccttttgcaaaatgacaaCGGCATTGTTCTCTTGAACATGAATTTCtggttttgaaaaacattacaTTCTGTTATTTGAGGTCCTACTTTTGGTTGTCTTGTGTTATTGTGTATcggcagagttcttgttttttgtgccaggagtgtcatcattgacagacatggcacATTAGAAATtttcagtattattattattaataataaatggATGAAGTTTTAATTTTCCTGTTGACAAGTAAAAAACCAAATCGTCCTGCgtgttaaaaatatataaagtttgaGTGAGTGTAGCTGTTTCTCCACTGCTTTATTCACTTTTTGTACTCTAAATTAAATTGGTCTTTAAATTAAATGGCGTTTCAAAGGCTgttatcaaacacaatatcaacctctacccttggaGTTCCCCGTTTATACccttgggtgaagagaagcgaTTGTAGTAAAGCATTGTGATCGGACCCACTCCCGTTCCTAAACCAGAAGAACTTGAACTTAGCACCTAGTATGCAGGGACAGGATTCTTTGCAATCGCTGATAAAGTGAAAAAACTAATTCTGGGAAAATCTACTTTTTTGTCTCtttcttttcacagaactcggggaataTCGGTGTAAGTTGGTAAATCCAAAATGAATGTTCTtttttcccgatgcaaatttatcatCTGAGAAAAtctctgtttgttttttattcttgtATCAGGTCACATGACGGCTTCACAGAGCAGGATGATGCTGTTTTGGCAGCGAACCCAGGCAGTAACTACGCATCTCAACAAAATGTCTTCAATGATCTCGGCCAAGGTGTCTTGGACAATGCCTTTCAAGGTGTGCTTCTTTGGGCCATTTTGATAaacttctcagttggtgtatctcaacatattaaatgcattaaataacaaacctgtggaaaattgagctcaaccggtcgtcgaagttggcgagatagtaatgaaagagttttatgctaataattattttgagtaattatccatagtgtccactgcctttaagtgctaaatcattgtaaactaATTGGTCATTTGATTTGTTCTATCTGGCATACATGTAACGCTACGACATCAATTGCAGCTATCATTGGAAATATCAATAAGGTGGTCTTGGCCCATATTcctcagggcctaatttcaagGCTCTACTTACTTGCACTTCCCATGTTGTAAACTTGGGGTATAATCCTTGGTTAAACAACATTTACGGAGACCCCTAACATAAGGGCAGGATGGTAGAGTGATGGCACGTCAATCCATAGGTTGCAAGTTCAAATccccactattttttttttaaccacaatttaaagtaacaaatctgaTATTTCTCTCCCGCAGGGTTCAACTGTTCACTGTTTGCGTACGGCCAAACAGGATCCGGAAAATCCTACTCCATGGTCGGCTATGGACCAAACAAGTAAGTCGTTAGGAAAACCAAGAAGTTGTTTCAGTTATTAGTTTGGTTGAGGTAGAAAATTCAATACTGGAGTGTTCGTGTGTTAGCGCGCAAGCTGACGCGCGTGCTAGTAATGTATTTACTaatgcaagtacatgtaacatgtctgtttgtgttaaaaaaaactccCATGTGCCTGTATAAATTGGGCTGGAAATTTATCTCTGCATTTGTTTTTCTCAGCTTCGTGCAGCACCTGCTAGAAATTATTGCAGATAAATGTGGCTGTGCACATTTACATTCAAAGTCAATTAtcatttatttatcatttttttatgatttctttTCTTCTACAGGGGTATTGTTCCCATTACCTGTGATGTCCTGTTCCAGACAATAGAAAAGAGTGAGGGTGCTGTGGTAAGTGAAAACCAAGCTCTTTTTACATTCAGACAAATTTCATTAGTAGGAATGAAATACTTTTTGCCTTATTGCATCATTTTTGCTGTTTTAAATGTAATGAGtgatatttatttccttttattGTCAAAACAAACTGGATTTATTTCTCCAATTGGAAGTATAATACAATAAGTaaaaacaagcaatgaagagtaACTGGATTTCAACATTCGGTGAAGCTCTATTTAACTCTTTCAGTTCCAAGGTCGTACAGATGTACCATCTATTTTATGTACTCAAAAAGTGcttgatccctagctagacctCATTCAACACCTAATGTGTATTTGCGATGAGGTGTATGGGCAACTTCTCAACCTAACAAACTCTCCGTATTTCTTCTTCTTAGAAATATGAGGTCACTTTCTCCATGCTTGAGATTTACAATGAGCAGGTCCGTGACCTTCTGCAGAAGGTCAACCCAAAGGGAGGCTTAGCAGTCAGACAGAATCCCAAGGAAGGTCTCTTCTATGTCCAAGCTCTGAAGAAGGTTGCTGTGGGTAGCTACAGAGAAATTGAGAGCAGAATTGAAGAGGGTGAGTACTGCTGAGAAATCATGGGGATCTTGTGAGGGGTGGGGTGTGGGGGCTCAAGAGGGTATCTGTGGGaacctgcagccaatttcatgaaacgctaggattaatcttatctcgagtaaggacgaaTAATTCGTGCTAACCTAGGATGGGTTTAATGCATCCTATCGCctatggttacggaacttaaTTGTCCGAAGTCCACAGAATCGTAAGTTAGGAAgattttggtgaaatcgacagctggagATTGTAAAGAGATTTGATAAAGATAAGTACTCCTGAGTACTCAAGAGTCATCCAGGTCGCAGGTTCACTCAAGTCAAAAATAATcgtcaaccccaaatcatttgaaagattttaaaattcccttgtggtttcttACTTGATATTTTAAAGTTCGTCATAATTTGATTGAGTTGTTGGCATTTGATTTATAGGTACATCCAATAGAACTGTCGCAGCCACCCAGATGAACGCAACTAGCAGCCGAGCTCACACGGTCGTCACTATTCAGTTTGACCAAATCAGCAAGAACGAATCAGGGCAGGAGACCAAGAAGACTAGTGTTATCAACCTGGTAGATCTCGCAGGTAAAAACTAAACATAGGGATGAAAGTACTCACTGATCGCAGGGTTTGATTTTATGTTCTTGTccaaaacacatattttgtttttagaaactcTACCTTACTATAAGGAACTGTATAGATTGCGTAATTTGTAACTAATCTTTTTATAGTGGAGCATTTTtcataacttttttaattttgcggtgtgtggttttaattattggctggtccatttttgtgatttatatttttagaaatcttTTATGCTCTTTGGTTATTTCTGCCTCTTGTTTGGAGCTAttttaatgtgtacagtgccttggggtccagtcatggatgtaaggTGCTTTATAAGCttaatttataattattattataaattggaacccactgtttgtttcaatcctatatagTTGTAGCTATTAATAATCATCATCGATCAGTCGTCAGGCACTTGAAGAGCGCCTGAGTTTCGAGGAGCTTAGCAAAGTGAAGGGATATTTATTTACAATGCATATTATTGTTTAATACAAAAGAGTTTACAGAATTTCATGTGAAGATGAAGAGTGCATCTggtttattattggtttattatgCAATGGACTAGCTGTAAGCAGATTCTAAGAGAAGAGCCTTAAGCAGGTTTTTGAAGATCGGTAATCACACCAAACTCGTTATCACTACGTTCTTAAAAAATGTAGTCTTATTTGGAGGCGATAGTAATGTGTGCAGCGAAGAAGGAGAAGCGGAGCGGGGGATAGCGATAAATAGTTGAGTGACGGTGTGAATAACAACATCTTGCACAAAGACTATGTTTTTCAGAACGTAGTGAGAATGAGTTCGGTGTGATAGGGGTATAAGGAGTCAAGTttgaacttttttaattttgctgaTCAAGTTTTTCTTGTGGCCATGTTTTCTTGTAGGTAGTGAGCGTGCAGACAGTACTGGAGCCACTGGTGACAGACTAAAAGAAGGAGCTAATATCAACAAATCATTGTCTTCACTCGGAAACGTCATCTCTGTAAGTACACACAGGCCTGATACATCACAGAGGCAACtaaaaggcgattgcctccatgccccctggtcattgccttggtgcccttgaaatgctcttgtagaaatttacaatgtcctCATTGGGTGCCCTGTACCAAGGtaaaaatgccttagtgccttTGCCCCTTtctaaaacgaagcatacaagccTGTACTTATAAAACTGAAAGAAGGGGATCTCCTGGCTGCTGCTTCAtaggttgtatcataaatttgggtgtgatccctggctacacggcagttaatggttgtatggcttctgactggcacctctgaacaaaggtattgacgaaatagggagaccaccatcATAGGGATAGATAGCTCATGTATTTATACTATAGGTCCTTTTGTTAAGGTGGTTTGcgacagctaattttatttgcTCATTTATTTCCTTTAAATTTACAGGCTTTGGCAGATCTCTCCATGGGTAAGAAGAAGGTGCTTGTTCCATACCGTGACTCAGTGCTCACCAAACTACTGCAAAATGCCCTGGGTGGTAACAGGTAATCAATAGTTCTAGTTTGAAGTTTATGAGTTATTGCACAGAAGCGTGCTGGCTTATGGATGTAAGGCATTACATGGCAAGGTATCAGTTCTCATAAGAACATAAAGTAGATACacggtgttaccgtaaaccaaatatatattgatgtacctcaccatgcaatgcctcaaattacATACAAAGCTTTCCCGTTCTGCTTCTGTATTTGTTCCCCTTTTTGTCCTAGTGTTTCCTTAATCGATCTTATAATGCAGAACTTACACCCAACACACCACCTTGTAGAAGATGGTTAGTTAGAAGACTTTAATGCCTAAGCAATATCTATACTTGCTTTATATCAGTTTATCGTGGCTTGTTGTGACTGAGCGGTCAaggtctggtgtttctgatcagtagagtgttggttcgagtcacTGTCTTGATATCTTTAAGCCAGACACTCAACTAAAaagattgggttttttttaagaaggtGAACttgaagggtttgggtactctttgtaggacacacaaaacacaatgtgcaCAGACTCACAATAAACttgcactgtttgaagataatgatggtagaaagcttccctgaaaatattacttgctggggcactgtagtttttgagaaattagtattattttagcatgtacatttacaaggtatttctacaggtaaataatataatatatatcttcatttacagtgagtagggattaaACCCTTTAATGTGAAAGTGGGAAAGTATTTTTCAGATGTTATTTCATTGTAACTTCTTACTTCAGCAAAACTATCATGATCGCTGCCCTTTCTCCGGCCGATATTAACCATGACGAGACTTTGGGCACCTTACGCTACGCTGACCGTGCCAAGAAGATCAAGAACAAAGCCGTGGTTAACGAGAACCCGGTGGAGAAGTTGATTAGAGAGCTTCGAGCGGAGAATGAGAGACTTAAGACTGCCATGTCTGGTGGAACACTACCATCAGCAGCCGACCAAAGCAGTGTCAACATGTCCCCAGAAGGTAGGTCAGGAATGTGATTTTTCCATATCTAAcctgaaattattttgttttttaaaccccCAGCccccaaataaaaacattaattaaagaaataataaacaataatttattattatttgtttataactAAGATCAAACTAATAAGATAAAACCACAtggaacaccccagattgcagagtgtAAGCAGGATTCGCATTTGGAACATTTCCCGCTCCCAAGCTTTCTTACTTTGCGCTCATAGTTCAGTTATTTTTCAGTAGCCCGGGTTTGTTCActtttgattgttttcattCACAGAAACTTGGCTGCTTGTTTCCACTTTCGGGGGAAcatatacctttgtttttttgaattatttgattatttagtcatttataaatgtagatatgcagtaaaacaaacctgtgaaaattcaaaaggtggtagcttTTTCTTCAGATATTGACGAAAATCTGAAAAAGGGGAAAgtaaacgtttggtaatcactcttaaattaTAAATTTCCATTTCCACTTAAATATTGCATTGATGAACTTCCTTAGAGAAAGAGAGAATGAGGCAAGAAATGATGGAAGAGATAAAAGCTCAGTTACTGGCCAACCAAGAAGCCATGGAAGACTTTGACTGGGACAAAAAGGTAAGACATTCAAAGAGGGCAGTGAATACCCTAATGTCAGACCCTTCAGATTTGGAGCAACATGTGTCGTTTAATGCTTGGTGCCAGGAAGAGAAGTACCCTTTATTTACCTTTAGCACTACAAGTGTTGTACATTGATTAACGCTCTGGTTGCGATatattgtttttaacaaaagtacTAGTGCCTGAATATTTTGGTACTTAGTAATTTTGACAAAGCCGAACCACAAGGAGTAGTCATTGGAATTATTAATTCAAAGGAAATAATTGACCAGAAGTAAATTGTTAAAGATTATACTAATGAGATCTGCACCTAaataagaattaaaataaaaaatcttgaAAAAGTAATAGTAAATAACATCTTGAGTGTGTCCGTGGCATCCATTATTGTTGTGCTATTTATAGTCTTTCGATCATGGCTACTCGAATCCTTCTTACATATTCTGactttttgtatttctttttgacTTCAGCATGCCCAACAAAAAGAGGACGACCCAAGTGGTTTGACTGATAAAGCCGTCATGCAATCCCGCAAGAACAAAGAACCTTACTTTGCCAACTTGAACGAGGATAATATGCTGAGCGGCGTGGTCTTTCACTTCTTGGCTGCCAGCGAGACGACGATTGGACGCAAAGATGCCGACCCTCAACCAACCGTTATGCTGAGTGGCCTCAGGTATTGAAGTAAATGTAAAGTGGTTACTCGTGTGGCTAACCTGTTTCAACTATTTCCAAAAGTTTCAGTTGCAGCCacagaagaaacaaaatcacaaattcAACCAGTAAAGTTTGGGAAGAAAAATAACATTGCAAGAAAAGAAGGCGATGATGATACTGTAGAGCAAACAAATTTCATGCGAGGGTCAAGGAGTAGAGAGTTGAGAggttaataatttattttaattatctGTGCTGaccaaatcattttcttgtttgtttagcATCTCCAAGAAGCACGCCATCATCACCAACGTTAACGGGGAAATCACCCTCAAGCCTTACAGCTCAAGCTGTAAGATCAAAGTCAACGGTCTTCCCCTGACAGGAGCTCGTAATCTGGAACATCTTGACCGTGTCATGTTCGGCTCTAACCACATGTTTGTCTTCCACAACCCTATCAATCCCAAAGCGCCTGAGGGGACACCCAACAATATTGAGTGGGATTTCGCCCAGAAGGAGTTGGCCGAGGCTAGGGGATTGACGGCGGGTGGGAACCTGACAAAAGGTGGGAGTTACtatttattcaaattttttatttatttcatttctcggGTAGACATTTatagcaaaaaacaattaaaatacagaGGAAGGAAAAAGAAACGGCTGTAGCCCGTAGAATTATCTAAAAGAAACCGTTTCTAGAGGCTCTCCTCTCTAGCTAATCCTAAAGAGaacaacaataaattgaaatatCAAAGTATTCACTTCTTAATGCAACACTTAAACAATGAGAGTGTCACATAGAGCCGTCAGATGAAGATAAACAAGTAAGAGATTGTTCTCTTTGGGGATACAGTTTAATTTGTTACCTTGGAAGAAAAAATCTCACACCTTACCACTTAGTAGAAGTAATTGAAATGcataaacagaaaaaaaacaggaatgAAAAAAAAGTCATTTATATATTGGTTATTATagagtattattattagtattattataaatatttgtattgcCTAATTGCTACagatcaacagagggcgcaggATCAAATCTTAGAATTGCTGCCGATGGTGAATGAAGTGAATGCAGTCAGTGAAGAGCTGGACAAACACAAAGGCTTTGAGATTGTACTGCTTAGTGAAGAGGCACAGGAAGGAAATAACAGAGAGACAAAGTAAGACTTTCtattgtttcattcattttatatTAACAAACCAACTGGCAGCACAAAGCTGAATTATGTGGCATTAAAaggtaaaaataattaaaattacacagataaaaaacataaaatagcaCCACCACAGTACAGGGGTACATAGATACATTTTAACAAAGCATATTAGAACATATTTGATGTAGTTTGTgtctatttattttgttctttatttgATTTGTATTTCTTGGTAATGGGAGTCTTTTGGAGGGTCCTTTTACACAGTTCTCGCCAGTAGAGTGCTTGCTCAGACCTACGAGTGCAATACTGAGCAAAACAGGAccattatgtctgctgccgccagcacCTCTGAAGTCTCTGAAAAGACTAAGCATAATTAGAAGATATTTGTgtagtttgtttgtatttattatgtTTCTTgatttgatggttttttttttttttttcagagtcaTGGTGAAGATGAAGGATCTTCTGAATCGTAACAGTTGGCTTTGGGAAAGAGGAAAATTTATCAACCGTCGCTACGTCATCCAGGTACGTTGTTTAGTTTGTAAGTAATGTcgaagggacacgttgccttagatcagatgtgttggtctttgaaaagcatttgtaactgtttgttataaaatgtatatgttagagaaatgttttaaaagtagaatgcaatgatccacacaatatgcctcgaaattgcctggttttccttttactttgcgaaataacactgtcggccattttgtggactACAAATTCAAGAAAGACCAGTGTCGAAACGTCATGCCATAAAACTACTTTTCACATACAAATTTAAGTACTAAGATCCCATCTAATGGAGCTCTCGGCAAAGAAGCAATTTTTACAACATTCAGCAAATAACGTTTTCACTGATGTAGGCATCCTGATATAAATCCATAttcttaatattatttattatcttTAGGATCTGTACCAAAGATACATCGATGGTGATGAGGGCATTATGAACATCCCTAAGGAGGAGGATCCATTCTGGGAGCCAGCAGAAGACGTCTTAATCGGCACGGCAAACGCCTTCCTACAGAGTCTGGGTTTCAACCTAGACTTTGATGGCAAGATCACAGTTACTGACTTCAAGGTGAGGGTACAAACAACATGTTTGACAGTAGCGCTTCTCAGGTTCAAACTTGGGGGGAAACAACTGACAGCGTTTCACATAAcaacattacttcgaagtgaaattgAAAGGCTGCTGTAAGAAAACGAATACATCACAAAACAGAATTAGACCTTTGATCCCCTATTTAAGTTCCCCTGAAGATTTCTCAAACATCTAGTTCTTCATTTGtagtcatttcatttcatttcattgattctggttgtgaagctaaGGACTCGCAGAAAAACGATATTTATAACTATGTACTAGCCAAGAATCCATTGGAGAAAAGGAAAGGAAATTTCAGTTTTCGATGTGGGAGGCAAACCAAGAAAGTAATTGCAGGTAGAACCCACGAAGTTGGGTAGGGACTGAAGACCTGATCTACAAAGTGCCccagcgggattcgaacctggatccgtggaaggcaaggaaagataccaccACGTCATCACGCTGTATTATCCTAGAAGTTTAAGAGCTTTTATCTCTCAAccaagacaaacagacagataaCCACTTTCTaggattttgtaattttttcctCCTTTAATTACATCCCTCCAAAACTGGATAAAATTTGTCCTCAtaaaatgaattgttttttcgTCACAGGGTAAAGAGGAGGGTTCGCTGATTGTGTGCATTGAACCATGTGACCAGAAAGGTAAATCCATTGAAGAAGATGACTTTGTAGATGAACCTAGTGAGCTGCTAGGTAAACCCTACCACTTTAAGGTAAGTTGGATAACCAAGGATTATATGAAAatctaaataatattaataataataaatagaacCTACATAGCGCCTAAAATAACAACACCAAAGTCTGATATAGCGCATGTACTTaccaataaggtactcaaggcacttagTATATAAACAATTTCAGAAAGAtaagttattgaagttatgaattctgagacccaattatgtagctaGCACCTTATattagggtttacaaggtgctatggcacactcagcagccactgccaggaaACACCAAAGCACTGAAAAAGGAAGGAAATACCGGCTTGTTGTGAAGAACTTTTGTTTGCACTTTTGTGCATTTTTGAATTTTTCTGTTTCTTTAATTTACTTATTTAAACAGATGGAATTGTTGTTTTatagttaaaacaaatttgacttGGAATTCATTAAATTATCCTTAAAACTATCTGAATTTTCTTGAAGGTGTCCATCCGTAACGGTGAGGTCCACAAGTCCCGCTTCTCCAAGGGGCTGAAAGTGAAGTACAAGTGTTACAACGAGC comes from Asterias amurensis chromosome 3, ASM3211899v1 and encodes:
- the LOC139934759 gene encoding kinesin-like protein KIF28 isoform X1, whose product is MSGGGESVKVAVRVRPFNTREKERGAKLVVEMEGATTRLLSVDGGEEPKTFTFDYSYWSHDGFTEQDDAVLAANPGSNYASQQNVFNDLGQGVLDNAFQGFNCSLFAYGQTGSGKSYSMVGYGPNKGIVPITCDVLFQTIEKSEGAVKYEVTFSMLEIYNEQVRDLLQKVNPKGGLAVRQNPKEGLFYVQALKKVAVGSYREIESRIEEGTSNRTVAATQMNATSSRAHTVVTIQFDQISKNESGQETKKTSVINLVDLAGSERADSTGATGDRLKEGANINKSLSSLGNVISALADLSMGKKKVLVPYRDSVLTKLLQNALGGNSKTIMIAALSPADINHDETLGTLRYADRAKKIKNKAVVNENPVEKLIRELRAENERLKTAMSGGTLPSAADQSSVNMSPEEKERMRQEMMEEIKAQLLANQEAMEDFDWDKKHAQQKEDDPSGLTDKAVMQSRKNKEPYFANLNEDNMLSGVVFHFLAASETTIGRKDADPQPTVMLSGLSISKKHAIITNVNGEITLKPYSSSCKIKVNGLPLTGARNLEHLDRVMFGSNHMFVFHNPINPKAPEGTPNNIEWDFAQKELAEARGLTAGGNLTKDQQRAQDQILELLPMVNEVNAVSEELDKHKGFEIVLLSEEAQEGNNRETKVMVKMKDLLNRNSWLWERGKFINRRYVIQDLYQRYIDGDEGIMNIPKEEDPFWEPAEDVLIGTANAFLQSLGFNLDFDGKITVTDFKGKEEGSLIVCIEPCDQKGKSIEEDDFVDEPSELLGKPYHFKVSIRNGEVHKSRFSKGLKVKYKCYNEQEFTLTNEIKDTLSPEWNHSRIVSIPSVTEDVLAYFENSSIKFSLYGKQIDSAPDSKLSKLTTKELRQMENMQDSGRKTRIGSMAPEGDGQDEAGQIKGELLLLKRKYERLEKKERRLQEICKQWEDKPREEQLFDPFYRSVSAVAYSTGSKLKTRVHMLNKEDSVSVFSFELEDPASEKQQPIKEEAEPSSKQALPLEEPKPSPKQAPPATLIQTNGMSEGGEVPSEGHKESANGSAENKMVKEGNGKVVQANGGGGGGGDKTEGGSRACSVM
- the LOC139934759 gene encoding kinesin-like protein KIF28 isoform X2 → MSGGGESVKVAVRVRPFNTREKERGAKLVVEMEGATTRLLSVDGGEEPKTFTFDYSYWSHDGFTEQDDAVLAANPGSNYASQQNVFNDLGQGVLDNAFQGFNCSLFAYGQTGSGKSYSMVGYGPNKGIVPITCDVLFQTIEKSEGAVKYEVTFSMLEIYNEQVRDLLQKVNPKGGLAVRQNPKEGLFYVQALKKVAVGSYREIESRIEEGTSNRTVAATQMNATSSRAHTVVTIQFDQISKNESGQETKKTSVINLVDLAGSERADSTGATGDRLKEGANINKSLSSLGNVISALADLSMGKKKVLVPYRDSVLTKLLQNALGGNSKTIMIAALSPADINHDETLGTLRYADRAKKIKNKAVVNENPVEKLIRELRAENERLKTAMSGGTLPSAADQSSVNMSPEEKERMRQEMMEEIKAQLLANQEAMEDFDWDKKHAQQKEDDPSGLTDKAVMQSRKNKEPYFANLNEDNMLSGVVFHFLAASETTIGRKDADPQPTVMLSGLSISKKHAIITNVNGEITLKPYSSSCKIKVNGLPLTGARNLEHLDRVMFGSNHMFVFHNPINPKAPEGTPNNIEWDFAQKELAEARGLTAGGNLTKDQQRAQDQILELLPMVNEVNAVSEELDKHKGFEIVLLSEEAQEGNNRETKVMVKMKDLLNRNSWLWERGKFINRRYVIQDLYQRYIDGDEGIMNIPKEEDPFWEPAEDVLIGTANAFLQSLGFNLDFDGKITVTDFKGKEEGSLIVCIEPCDQKGKSIEEDDFVDEPSELLGKPYHFKVSIRNGEVHKSRFSKGLKVKYKCYNEQEFTLTNEIKDTLSPEWNHSRIVSIPSVTEDVLAYFENSSIKFSLYGKQIDSAPDSKLSKLTTKELRQMENMQDSGRKTRIGSMAPEGDGQDEAGQIKGELLLLKRKYERLEKKERRLQEICKQWEDKPREEQLFDPFYRSVSAVAYSTGSKLKTRVHMLNKIIQGHKALKEIQNGDQDKMVKEGNGKVVQANGGGGGGGDKTEGGSRACSVM
- the LOC139934759 gene encoding kinesin-like protein KIF28 isoform X3: MSGGGESVKVAVRVRPFNTREKERGAKLVVEMEGATTRLLSVDGGEEPKTFTFDYSYWSHDGFTEQDDAVLAANPGSNYASQQNVFNDLGQGVLDNAFQGFNCSLFAYGQTGSGKSYSMVGYGPNKGIVPITCDVLFQTIEKSEGAVKYEVTFSMLEIYNEQVRDLLQKVNPKGGLAVRQNPKEGLFYVQALKKVAVGSYREIESRIEEGTSNRTVAATQMNATSSRAHTVVTIQFDQISKNESGQETKKTSVINLVDLAGSERADSTGATGDRLKEGANINKSLSSLGNVISALADLSMGKKKVLVPYRDSVLTKLLQNALGGNSKTIMIAALSPADINHDETLGTLRYADRAKKIKNKAVVNENPVEKLIRELRAENERLKTAMSGGTLPSAADQSSVNMSPEEKERMRQEMMEEIKAQLLANQEAMEDFDWDKKHAQQKEDDPSGLTDKAVMQSRKNKEPYFANLNEDNMLSGVVFHFLAASETTIGRKDADPQPTVMLSGLSISKKHAIITNVNGEITLKPYSSSCKIKVNGLPLTGARNLEHLDRVMFGSNHMFVFHNPINPKAPEGTPNNIEWDFAQKELAEARGLTAGGNLTKDQQRAQDQILELLPMVNEVNAVSEELDKHKGFEIVLLSEEAQEGNNRETKVMVKMKDLLNRNSWLWERGKFINRRYVIQDLYQRYIDGDEGIMNIPKEEDPFWEPAEDVLIGTANAFLQSLGFNLDFDGKITVTDFKGKEEGSLIVCIEPCDQKGKSIEEDDFVDEPSELLGKPYHFKVSIRNGEVHKSRFSKGLKVKYKCYNEQEFTLTNEIKDTLSPEWNHSRIVSIPSVTEDVLAYFENSSIKFSLYGKQIDSAPDSKLSKLTTKELRQMENMQDSGRKTRIGSMAPEGDGQDEAGQIKGELLLLKRKYERLEKKERRLQEICKQWEDKPREEQLFDPFYRSVSAVAYSTGSKLKTRVHMLNKMRQIQEKTTGKKSQVCSLM